CCAAAGGCCGCTGAGGAACGTCGCCGTACACTTGGGGCATGTCCCCCGCGCAAGTGCCGGCGTCCGAGCAGGTCGAGATCGACCTCGGCGACCGCAGTTACCCCATTCTCATCGGCGCCGCGCTGCTCGACGCCCCCGGCACCTGGGCCGGTGTGCCCGCGTCCACCCAGGCGGTGATCGTCAGCAACACGACCGTGGCACCACTTTACGCGGCCCGGCTGCGTGCCGCGATCGCCGCCCGCCACCGCAGTGTGGACCTGGTGGTCCTGCCGGACGGCGAGGCGCACAAAGACTGGCAGACGCTCAATCTCATCTTCGACTCGCTGCTGGCCAAGGCTTGCGACCGCAAGACGGTGCTGTACGCGCTGGGTGGCGGCGTCGTGGGCGACATGACGGGATTCGCCGCCGCCAGCTACATGCGCGGCGTGCCTTTCGTGCAGGTGCCCACGACGCTGCTCGCGCAGGTGGATTCCTCGGTCGGCGGCAAGACCGCGATCAACCATCCGCTGGGCAAGAACATGATCGGCGCGTTCTACCAGCCCCGGCTGGTGGTATGCGACCTCACGACCTTGGCCACGCTGCCGCCGCGCGAGCTGAGCGCCGGCCTGGCGGAAGTGATCAAGTACGGGCCGATCGCCGACATGGAATTCCTCGGCTGGATCGAGCAGAACATAGCCGGCCTGCTGGCGCGCGACACGGCACTGCTCGCGCATGCGGTCAAGCGCAGTTGCGAGATCAAGGCGCAGGTGGTCGGGCATGACGAGCGCGAGTCGGGCCTGCGCGCCATCCTCAATTTCGGCCACACCTTCGGCCACGCGATCGAGGCCGGCCTCGGCTACGGCGAGTGGCTGCATGGCGAGGCTGTCGGCTGCGGCATGGTCATGGCGCTGCAGCTGTCGCAACGGCTCGGGCTGGTGGACGAAGCCTTCGCGCAGCGCGTGACGGCTCTGATCGCCCGTGCCGGTCTGCCCGTCGTCGGGCCACGGCTCGGTGCGGCGCGCTACCTCGAACTGATGCAGGTGGACAAGAAGGCCGAGGGGGGCGAGATCAAGTTCGTGCTGATCGACCGGCCGGGGCATGCGACGGTGCGCGGGGCTCCCGACGGGCTGGTGCGCGAGGTGATCGAGCACTGCACCCAGGGCGCCTGAGGTGAGCCTGGCGGCCTATGCCTGCGACCCCGCGCGCTCGCGGGGCCGCCGCCATAGCGAGGAAGCGGCGCCCACCCGCAGCGAGTTTCAGCGCGACCGCGACCGCATCGTCCATTCCACCGCCTTTCGCCGGCTGGTCTACAAGACCCAGGTGTTCCTCAACCACGAGGGCGACCTGTTCCGCACCCGGCTCACCCACTCGCTGGAAGTGGCGCAGCTGGCGCGCTCGATCGCGCGCACGCTCGAACTGAACGAAGACCTGGTCGAGACGATCGCGCTGGCGCACGATCTGGGGCACACGCCCTTCGGCCATGCAGGCCAGGACGCGCTGCACGATTGCATGCGCGAACACGGCGGCTTCGAGCACAACCTGCAAAGCCTGCGCGTGGTGGACGAACTGGAAGAGCGCTATCCCGCCTACGCCGGGCTGAACCTGACCTTCGAAACGCGCGAAGGCATCCTCAAACACTGTTCGCGCGCCAACGCGCAGCAGATCGAAGCGGCGCAGCCGCAGGGAGTGGCGCGCCGATTCCTCGACGGCACGCAGCCCAGCATCGAAGCGCAGCTTTGCAACCTGGCCGACGAGATCGCCTACAACGCGCACGACATCGACGACGGCGTGCGATCGGGCCTGATCACCATCCAGCAGCTCGCCGGGGTCGAACTGTTCGAGCGCTTTCACTCGGACACGCTGCGCGACCATCCGGCGCTCACCGGCCGCCGCGTGCTGTACGAGACGATCCGCCGCATGCTCAGTGCCCAGGTGTACGACGTCATCGATGCCACGCGCGCGCAGATCGATCAGGCGGCGCCGGCCAGCCCCGACGCCGCGCGCCGCTGCGCCCCGCTGGTCCGCTTCAGCGCGGGCATGGGCAGCCAGTCGGCGGCGCTGAAGCGCTTCCTGCTGCACAAGCTGTACCGGCATCCGCAGGTGCTGGACGTCACCGGCCGGGCCAAGCAGGTCGTCCGCGAACTGTTCGACGCCTACATGAACGATGCTTCGCAGATGCCGGCGGACTTCGCGGCGCGCGCGGACACCGCCCGGGCCGTCGCCGATTACATCGCCGGCATGACGGACCGCTTCGCCGGCCGCGAGCACGAGCGTCTGACAGGACGCAAGCTGTTGGCGTGAGCGCGCGCCGCGTCGATCCGGCGCTGCTGGTCGTGCTCGGCGGCGTTGCCGCAGCACTGCATGTGGGAAAGCTGCCCATCGCCTTGCCGGTGCTGCGCGAGGCCTTGGGCGTGACGCTCGTGCAGGCGGGCTTCCTGCTGTCGCTGGTTCAGGTGGCCGGCATGCTGTTCGGGCTGATGATCGGCCTGGCGGCGGACAGCCTGGGGCTCAAGCGCACAATGGTCGCAGGCCTGGCCCTGCTCTCGCTGGCGAGTGCCGTTGCCGGCGCGACACCTTCGGTGCCGGCACTGATGCTGCTGCGCGCGCTCGAGGGCATGGGATTCCTGATGGCGGCGACCTCGGCGCCCAGCCTGATCCGCCGCCTGGTTGCGCCCGGCCGCGTCAATGCGGTGCTGGGCGTTTGGGGTGCCTACATGCCGCTCGGCACCGCGCTGGCCCTGTTGTGTGGCGCGCCGGTGATGTCCTGGGTCGGTTGGCCGGGCTGGTGGTGGCTGCTCGCTGCCATGTCGGCGCTGGCCGCGCTGTGGATCTGGGTGGCCTTGCCTGTCGATCCGCGCCTTTTCGGCACGGGGCAGGGCGCTGCAGCGGGCTGGGTGTCGCGGCTGGCGCGCACGCTGCGCAGCCCCGGCCCCTGGCTAATTGCATTGAGCTTCGCGGTCTATTCCGGCCAGTGGCTGTCGGTGATCGGCTTCCTGCCGTCGATGTATGCGCAGGCCGGATGGAGCGCATCGCTGGCCGGCGCGGCGACGGCGCTGGCCGCGCTGGTCAACATGCTCGGCAACATCGCCGCAGGACGGCTGCTGCAGCGGCACGCGCGGCCGCAGCGCCTGCTGGTCGCCGGCTTCGCGGCGATGGCGCTGGGTGCGCTCATCGCTTTCGCGGATGTCTGGGGCGGCGTGGATGCGCGGCTCGCGGCCGCCGTGCGCTACGCCGGCGTGCTCGGCTTCTCGATGGTGGGCGGGCTGATTCCGGGCACGCTCTTTTCGCTGGCCGTGCGGCTGGCGCCGGGCGAACAGACGGTCTCGACGACGGTGGGCTGGATGCAGCAGTGGTCGTCGGCCGGACAGTTCGCAGGGCCTCCGCTGGTGGCCCTGGTCGCCTCCTGGGCCGGTGGCTGGCAGTGGAGCGGGGTGGTCACCGGCTGCCTGGCCCTCGCCGGAATGCTGCTGGCGCGTGTCATCGGTGGCCTGCTGGCAAGAACCTCACGCTAGTGCGCGCGAGGGCGCGCAGCGCCGGCCCCAATTTGTAAGAAAAGTGTGAGCGACGGCCTAAAATTCAGCGGGACACACATTACGCAGCATCGTGAGTTTCCTCAATCAACTGAAAACCCAGGCGCGGGCCTTGCAGACGCAACAGGAGCGCGACGACGTCGACCTGCAACACAACACTGCCGAGACCGAGCAGGCGTGCCGCACGATCCTGTTCTACCTGCGGGACCTGGCCGGGCAGTTGAACGTGATCTCACCGGCCGCACCGAAGTTCTCGCTGGATGGCAGGACGCCCTGGCCGGCGATGAAGCTCGTCGACTTCCGCGTCGATTCGCGCCGCAAGATGCTGCGCAACAAGGAGGCCTTCGAATACCTCGGCATGGGATGGCGCATCGTTCCGCAGATCGGCCAGCCGGTGGGCGGCAGCGTGCGCGTGAACTTCCCGCCGGACCTGCAGCGGGTCGAATCGCGGCTGGCGATGGGGCCGGTCAAGCACGAGCGCAAGGACCTGCGCCATCCGGAAAAGAACACGCTGCTGGCCTATCAGTTCGACTACATCACGGAAACCCGCGGCAGCATCATGATCGCGCCCGACCATGACAAGGCCCTGATCGCCTTCCGCTTGATGAACGCCACCGGCTTCGACATCATCAACGTCAGCTGGCCTGCCGCGCAGATCAAGTCCGAACTGCTCGATGAACTGGCCAAGCTGATCGTTTCACAGCCCCAACGCTTCGTGGTGTGACCATGTCCAGCCTGATAGAGGCCGCCGAGCGCGACACGCGCCGCTGGCTGGAGCGTGCCGTCATCGGCCTGAACCTGTGCCCCTTTGCCAAGTCGGTGCACATCAAGGGACAGGTGCACCACGCGGTTTGCGCGGCCACCGGGGCCGGCGAGGTGCTGGAGGCGCTCGCCGCGGAACTTCATGATCTGGTCGGGCGGGATGCTTCCGAGCGCGACACCACTTTGCTGATCCTGCCGAGGGCCTTCGAGGATTTCCTGGAGTTCAACGATTTCATGGCGCGGGCCGAGCGCCTGGTGCGCAAGCGCGGGCTGGCCGGTACGATCCAGCTGGCGTCTTTCCACCCGCGCTTCCAGTTCGCCGGCACCGCCGAAGACGACATCACGAACTTCACGAACCGCTCGCCCTATCCCACGATCCACCTGATCCGCGAAGCCAGCATCGATCGCGCAGTGCAGGCGTTTCCGGAAGCCGAGGCGATCTACGAAACCAACATGCAGACCCTGCGCAAGCTCGGGCCCGAAGGCTGGGCGGCGCTGGACGTCGGGCCGTCGCCATGAAGGACGGCGCGATGAAGGACAGCGCGATGAAGGACGGCGCGACGCAGCTGGACTTGCGGCCGGGGCAGTCGACCGAGCTGCTCAAGGAACTGCACATCCTCACGCGGGAAGGGCGCATCAACCAGGACTCGCGGCGCAAGCTCAAGCAGGTCCTGCATCTCTACCAGTTCATCGAGAAGCTGCTCGCGCAATTGCCGCAGGCGCCTGAAGGCCCGACGCTGGCGGACCACGGCGCCGGCAAGTCCTACCTGGGATTCATCCTGTACGACCTGTACTTCAAGGATCTGGGCGCGGGCCGCATCTACGGCATCGAAACCCGTGCCGAGCTGGTGGAACGCTCGCAGGCGCTGGCTGCACGCCTGGGGTTCGAACGCATGTCCTTCCTCAACGTCAGCGCGGCGGATGCCTCGGGGCTGGACACGCTGCCGCAGCGCTTCGACGTGGTGACCGCCCTGCATGCCTGCGACACCGCGACCGACGACGCCATCGCCTTCGGGCTGCGCAAGCAGGCGCAGCACATGGTGCTGGTGCCCTGCTGCCAGGCCGAGGTGGCCGCCTGCCTGCGGCGCGACAAGGCACTGTCCCTGTCGCGCACGCCCTTGGCCGAGCTGTGGCGCCATCCACTGCACACCCGCGAGCTGGGCAGCCAGCTCACCAACGTGCTGCGCTGCCTCTATCTCGAGGCGCGCGGTTACCAGGTCACGGTCACCGAACTCGTGGGCTGGGAGCACAGCCTCAAGAATGAACTGATCCTGGCCACCCACACCGGCCATCGCAAGCGCGCCGCCTCCGACCGCCTGCGGTCCCTGCTGGCCGAATTCGGCCTGCAAGGCCTCGAACCCCTCCGCTACCCCGACCTCTAAATTGGGGTCAGATTCCAATTTAAGATCGGGCCTCAACGCTCGATCCCTCATGGCCCGTCTTCCCCGCCTGACCCTGCCCGGGTATCCGCACCACATCATCCAGCGCGGCAATAACCGCCAAGCGATTTTTGCCACATCGGCCGACTACGAGATGCTGCTGCAGCTGCTGGATGAGCAGGCGCGCAAGCACCGGGTGGCGATCCATGCCTATGTGCTGATGAGCAACCACTTCCATTTGCTCGCCACGCCGGAGGACGCCGAGGGGATCCCGTTGATGATGCAGGCGCTCGGCCGCAGCTATGTGCGCTATTTCAATCGCGAGCAGCAACGCACCGGCACCCTGTGGGAGGGGCGGTACAAATCCACATTGATCCAGGCGGAGCGCTACCTGGCGGCCTGCATGGTCTACATCGACCTGAACCCTGTCCGGGCGGGCCTGGTCGGTGATCCGGCGGAATATCCCTGGTCGAGCCATCGGCACTACATCGGCCGGCGCCACGACAAACTGGTGACGCCGCATCCCCTGTACTGGAACCTGGGCAACACACCCTTCGCCCGTGACATCGCCTATACCGACCTGGTCCTTGCCGGAATTGGATCGCAGCAGCAGCAAGCGCTCACTGATTCCACCCTGCGCGGCTGGGCGCTCGGTGACGCCAACTATGTCGCAGACCTTCAGCGGCGGACCGAGCGGCGCCTGAGCCGGGGCAAGGCAGGACGTCCCAGAAAGGGTGAAGAAACAGACGATTGATCTGTCCCTAATTAAAGTTAGGCGAATGCTGCGTCTGAATAATTGGAATCTGACCCCAATTGTTTGACTTGGCAGGCTTGTTGCGCTGCAGTATTCTGTGCGTTCCCATGAAGAACCCGCAGGAGAGCGCCGTGACCCAGGCTGCCGAAATTTCCCATCTGAGCCAAGAAGGCCTTTATTCGGCCGCCCATGAACACGATGCCTGCGGCGTCGGGTTCGTCGCCCACATCAAGGGTGACAAGAGCCATGCCATCGTCCAGCAGGGCCTGAAGATCCTGGAGAACCTGGATCACCGGGGCGCGGTCGG
Above is a window of Ramlibacter tataouinensis DNA encoding:
- a CDS encoding REP-associated tyrosine transposase, whose protein sequence is MARLPRLTLPGYPHHIIQRGNNRQAIFATSADYEMLLQLLDEQARKHRVAIHAYVLMSNHFHLLATPEDAEGIPLMMQALGRSYVRYFNREQQRTGTLWEGRYKSTLIQAERYLAACMVYIDLNPVRAGLVGDPAEYPWSSHRHYIGRRHDKLVTPHPLYWNLGNTPFARDIAYTDLVLAGIGSQQQQALTDSTLRGWALGDANYVADLQRRTERRLSRGKAGRPRKGEETDD
- a CDS encoding deoxyguanosinetriphosphate triphosphohydrolase, which encodes MSLAAYACDPARSRGRRHSEEAAPTRSEFQRDRDRIVHSTAFRRLVYKTQVFLNHEGDLFRTRLTHSLEVAQLARSIARTLELNEDLVETIALAHDLGHTPFGHAGQDALHDCMREHGGFEHNLQSLRVVDELEERYPAYAGLNLTFETREGILKHCSRANAQQIEAAQPQGVARRFLDGTQPSIEAQLCNLADEIAYNAHDIDDGVRSGLITIQQLAGVELFERFHSDTLRDHPALTGRRVLYETIRRMLSAQVYDVIDATRAQIDQAAPASPDAARRCAPLVRFSAGMGSQSAALKRFLLHKLYRHPQVLDVTGRAKQVVRELFDAYMNDASQMPADFAARADTARAVADYIAGMTDRFAGREHERLTGRKLLA
- a CDS encoding class I SAM-dependent methyltransferase, with translation MKDSAMKDGATQLDLRPGQSTELLKELHILTREGRINQDSRRKLKQVLHLYQFIEKLLAQLPQAPEGPTLADHGAGKSYLGFILYDLYFKDLGAGRIYGIETRAELVERSQALAARLGFERMSFLNVSAADASGLDTLPQRFDVVTALHACDTATDDAIAFGLRKQAQHMVLVPCCQAEVAACLRRDKALSLSRTPLAELWRHPLHTRELGSQLTNVLRCLYLEARGYQVTVTELVGWEHSLKNELILATHTGHRKRAASDRLRSLLAEFGLQGLEPLRYPDL
- a CDS encoding DUF1415 domain-containing protein — encoded protein: MSSLIEAAERDTRRWLERAVIGLNLCPFAKSVHIKGQVHHAVCAATGAGEVLEALAAELHDLVGRDASERDTTLLILPRAFEDFLEFNDFMARAERLVRKRGLAGTIQLASFHPRFQFAGTAEDDITNFTNRSPYPTIHLIREASIDRAVQAFPEAEAIYETNMQTLRKLGPEGWAALDVGPSP
- the aroB gene encoding 3-dehydroquinate synthase; translated protein: MSPAQVPASEQVEIDLGDRSYPILIGAALLDAPGTWAGVPASTQAVIVSNTTVAPLYAARLRAAIAARHRSVDLVVLPDGEAHKDWQTLNLIFDSLLAKACDRKTVLYALGGGVVGDMTGFAAASYMRGVPFVQVPTTLLAQVDSSVGGKTAINHPLGKNMIGAFYQPRLVVCDLTTLATLPPRELSAGLAEVIKYGPIADMEFLGWIEQNIAGLLARDTALLAHAVKRSCEIKAQVVGHDERESGLRAILNFGHTFGHAIEAGLGYGEWLHGEAVGCGMVMALQLSQRLGLVDEAFAQRVTALIARAGLPVVGPRLGAARYLELMQVDKKAEGGEIKFVLIDRPGHATVRGAPDGLVREVIEHCTQGA
- a CDS encoding CynX/NimT family MFS transporter encodes the protein MSARRVDPALLVVLGGVAAALHVGKLPIALPVLREALGVTLVQAGFLLSLVQVAGMLFGLMIGLAADSLGLKRTMVAGLALLSLASAVAGATPSVPALMLLRALEGMGFLMAATSAPSLIRRLVAPGRVNAVLGVWGAYMPLGTALALLCGAPVMSWVGWPGWWWLLAAMSALAALWIWVALPVDPRLFGTGQGAAAGWVSRLARTLRSPGPWLIALSFAVYSGQWLSVIGFLPSMYAQAGWSASLAGAATALAALVNMLGNIAAGRLLQRHARPQRLLVAGFAAMALGALIAFADVWGGVDARLAAAVRYAGVLGFSMVGGLIPGTLFSLAVRLAPGEQTVSTTVGWMQQWSSAGQFAGPPLVALVASWAGGWQWSGVVTGCLALAGMLLARVIGGLLARTSR